One genomic segment of Chelonia mydas isolate rCheMyd1 chromosome 1, rCheMyd1.pri.v2, whole genome shotgun sequence includes these proteins:
- the LOC119565199 gene encoding olfactory receptor 52K2-like produces MSDSNTTDFSNPSTFILLGIPGLEAAHVWISIPFCVMYTVTLLGNFTILFIVKTEPRLHEPMYYFLCMLAVTDLVLSASTVPKMLSIFWFNSREIDFSLCLTQLYFIHCCIVMESGIVVAMALDRYVAICHPLRHSTTLTYRFVAKIGLAVVLRGSILALPFPFLARQWPYCRTNIISYTYCEHIAVVKLACADIRISSFYGLSVAFLVIGLDVSFITVSYIQILRAIFSLPTKDARLKTFGTCVSHLGVILAFYIPGLFSFLTHRFGHNVPPHFHILMANMYILLPSMLNPIIYGVRTKQIRDRLLWHVTHIE; encoded by the coding sequence atgtcagattccaacacaaccgacttctccaacccctccaccttcatcctgctgggcattcctggcctggaggcagcccacgtctggatctccatcccttTCTGTGTCATGTACACCGTCACcctcttggggaacttcaccatcctgtttaTCGTGAAGACAGAGCCGAggctccatgagcccatgtactatttcctctgcatgctggccgtTACCGACCTGGTCCTGTCTGCATCCACCgtgcccaaaatgctgagcatcttctggttcaattccagggagatagATTTTAGTTTGTGcctcacccagctctacttcatTCACTGCTGTATAGTGATGGAGTCTGGAATCGTCGTGGCCATGGCTTTGGATCGTtacgtggccatctgccatcccctgagacattccaccactCTGACCTACCGCTTTGTGGCCAAGATCggcctggccgtggtgctgcgTGGCAGCATTCTTGCACTGCCCTTTCCTTTCCTGGCGAGGCAGTGGCCATATTGTAGAACCAACATCATCTCCTACACGTACTGCGAGCACATAgccgtggtgaagctggcctgcgcTGACATACGCATCAGTAGTTTCTACGGCCTCTCTGTGGCATTCTTAGTGATTGGTCTGGATGTGTCTTTTATCACTGTGTCCTAtatccagatcctcagggccatcttcagcctccccacaaaggatgcccggctcaagacttttgggacctgTGTCTCCCATCTCGGTGTCATTTTAGCATTTTATATCCCAggtctcttctccttcctcacacACAGGTTTGGTCACAATGTGCCCCCGCATTTCCACATTCTCATGGCCAACATGTACATTCTACTGCCCTccatgctaaaccccatcatctacggggtgaggaccaaacagatccgggACAGGCTGCTCTGGCACGTTACTCATATTGAATAA
- the LOC119566961 gene encoding olfactory receptor 52E4-like gives MQKISVCLRVGHLLPYSMPDSNTTDFTNPSTFLLLGIPGLEATHVWISIPFCAMYAIAILGNFTILFIVKSEPSLHGPMYYFLCMLAVTDLVLSTSILPKTLSIFWFNLREIDFNACLTQLYFIYCFSWMESGIFVAMALDRYVAICNPLRYSTILTNPVVAKIGLAVVLRGGMLILPYPLLARRWPYCKTNIIPHSYCEHIAVVKLACADIRISSYYSLSVAFFFFGLDVFFIIMSYTQILRAIFSLPTKDARLKTFGTCGSHLCVILAFYIPTLFSALMHRFGHNVPLHLHILIANMYLLVPPMLNPIIYGVRTKQIRDRLLWLITHKGS, from the coding sequence ATGCAGAAGATATCGGtctgcctcagagttggacaccttctcccctactccatgcCAGATTCCAACACAACTGACTTCACCAACCCTTCCACCTtcctcctgctgggcattcctggcctggaggcgactcacgtctggatctccatccccttctgtgccATGTACGCcatagccatcttggggaacttcaccattcTATTCATTGTGAAAAGCGAGCCGAGCCtgcatgggcccatgtactatttcctctgcatgctagCTGTCACCGACCTGGTCCTGTCTACGTCCATCCTGCCCAAAAccctgagcatcttctggttcaatttgAGGGAAATAGATTTCaatgcctgcctcacccagctgTACTTCATTTACTGCTTCTCATGGATGGAGTCTGGGATCTTTGTGGCCATGGCTTTGGATCGCTATGTGGCCATCTGCAATCCCCTGAGATATTCCACTATTCTGACAAACCCCGTGGTGGCCAAGATTggcctggccgtggtgctgcgTGGTGGCATGCTCATACTGCCCTATCCCTTACTGGCGAGGCGGTGGCCATATTGCAAaaccaacatcatcccccacTCGTACTGTGAGCACATAGCCGTGGTGAAACTGGCCTGCGCAGACATCCGCATCAGCAGTTACTACAGCCTCTCTGTGgcattctttttttttggtctggatGTCTTTTTTATCATCATGTCCTatacccagatcctcagggccatcttcagcctccccacaaaggatgcccGGCTCAAGACTTTTGGGACTTGCGGCTCTCACCTCTGTGTCATCTTAGCCTTTTACATCCCAACTCTCTTCTCTGCCCTCATGCACCGGTTTGGCCACAATGTGCCCCTGCATTTACACATTCTCATTGCCAACATGTACCTCCTTGtgccccccatgctaaaccccatcatctacggggTGAGGACTAAGCAGATCCGGGACAGGCTGCTCTGGCTCATTACTCATAAAGGGTCCTAA